Proteins found in one Paenibacillus dendritiformis genomic segment:
- the sdaAA gene encoding L-serine ammonia-lyase, iron-sulfur-dependent, subunit alpha, translating into MFRNVAELVALAEERSCKLAHVMIEQEMEVKRMTREAVIAQMERNLDVMEQAVARGLSGVKSHSGLTGGDAVKVQQYIASGKALSGGTLLDAVSKAMATNEVNAAMGLICATPTAGAAGVVPGTLFALKEKLNPTREQMVEFLFTAGAFGLVVANNASISGAAGGCQAEVGSAAGMAAAAIAELAGGTPRQAANAMAIALKNMLGLVCDPVAGLVEVPCVKRNALGASNAMVAADLALAGVESVIPCDEVIEAMFRIGQSMPMTMKETALGGLAATPTGIRLKKEIFGENPGTGAADSAQTE; encoded by the coding sequence ATGTTCCGCAATGTGGCTGAGCTGGTCGCGCTCGCAGAGGAACGCTCGTGCAAATTGGCGCACGTGATGATAGAGCAAGAGATGGAAGTGAAGCGGATGACGCGCGAGGCGGTCATCGCCCAGATGGAGCGCAACCTCGATGTGATGGAGCAGGCGGTCGCGCGGGGGCTGTCCGGCGTGAAGTCCCACTCGGGCCTGACGGGCGGAGACGCCGTGAAGGTCCAGCAATATATCGCCTCCGGCAAAGCATTAAGCGGCGGCACGCTGCTCGATGCGGTCAGCAAGGCGATGGCGACGAATGAAGTGAACGCGGCCATGGGGCTTATCTGTGCGACGCCGACGGCCGGCGCCGCGGGGGTGGTGCCGGGGACGCTGTTCGCGCTCAAGGAGAAGCTGAACCCGACACGGGAGCAGATGGTGGAATTTCTGTTCACGGCCGGAGCGTTCGGCCTCGTCGTGGCGAACAATGCGTCCATCAGCGGAGCGGCGGGCGGCTGCCAGGCCGAGGTCGGATCGGCAGCGGGCATGGCGGCCGCGGCCATTGCCGAGCTGGCCGGAGGCACGCCGCGGCAGGCGGCGAACGCGATGGCGATCGCGCTGAAAAATATGCTCGGCCTTGTCTGCGACCCGGTCGCCGGGTTGGTCGAGGTGCCGTGCGTGAAGCGCAACGCCTTGGGGGCGTCCAACGCGATGGTGGCAGCCGATTTGGCGCTGGCCGGAGTGGAGAGTGTCATTCCGTGCGACGAAGTCATTGAAGCGATGTTCCGGATCGGACAGAGCATGCCGATGACGATGAAGGAGACGGCGCTTGGCGGTCTGGCCGCGACGCCGACGGGCATCCGGCTGAAGAAGGAGATTTTCGGCGAGAATCCGGGAACCGGCGCGGCCGATTCCGCTCAGACGGAGTGA
- the sdaAB gene encoding L-serine ammonia-lyase, iron-sulfur-dependent subunit beta encodes MKYRSVFDIIGPIMVGPSSSHTAGAAKIGRLARSIFGRQPKKVHIFLYGSFAETYKGHATDVALVAGLLDFDTNDARLPQSLQLAEEAGMTVEITAEDAVPEHPNTARIRLSDDQEDMEVTGISIGGGKVEIVELNGFKLKLSGQCPAILILNHDRYGVIAGVTRILSEARVNIGHMEVSRKEKGKMALMVIETDEMIDEAMFGQIRGLPGVNRVLRMED; translated from the coding sequence ATGAAATATCGCAGCGTGTTTGACATCATTGGTCCGATTATGGTCGGACCGTCCAGTTCACATACGGCGGGCGCTGCCAAGATTGGCCGCCTGGCCCGCAGCATATTCGGGAGACAGCCGAAGAAGGTTCATATATTTCTGTACGGCTCCTTCGCGGAGACTTATAAAGGCCATGCGACAGATGTCGCGCTCGTGGCCGGTCTGCTCGATTTTGATACGAATGACGCCCGGCTCCCGCAGTCGCTTCAATTGGCAGAGGAGGCCGGGATGACGGTCGAGATAACGGCCGAAGATGCGGTGCCGGAGCACCCGAACACGGCCCGTATCCGCCTGTCGGATGACCAGGAGGATATGGAAGTGACCGGCATCTCCATCGGCGGCGGGAAGGTGGAGATTGTCGAGCTGAACGGCTTTAAGCTGAAGCTCTCTGGCCAGTGTCCGGCCATCCTTATATTGAATCATGACCGCTATGGCGTCATTGCGGGGGTGACGCGGATTTTGAGCGAGGCCCGGGTCAATATCGGCCACATGGAGGTCAGCCGCAAGGAGAAGGGCAAAATGGCGTTGATGGTGATTGAGACCGACGAAATGATCGATGAGGCGATGTTCGGGCAGATTCGCGGACTTCCCGGCGTGAACCGCGTGCTCCGCATGGAAGATTGA
- a CDS encoding MFS transporter — MWTNRNVWIVLCGEFVAGLGLWTSIIANLEFMQHQVPSDFMKSIILFIGLLAGVLIGPYAGKVIDSSRKKLVLIYAGLGRMVGVCFMFIALATDSVLWMVLFNITLQISAAFYFPALQSVIPRIVADKDLLTLNGVHMNASTIARIIGTVLAGMMLTVMSLASLYAASLVGYALLLVSTFFLDVKEDLPSGKAASAGKKKGGGFKEIVPMLKRMPVAVMALGLSFIPGLFIGGFNLMVINISEIHQDTQIKGWLYAVEGISFIAAAFFVKRISGKGGLLKLLCLFALLSALGHSLLFFADIRGMALFGFGLFGLAAGFFFPLLSTYFQKTIPKDYHGRFFSFRTMLDRVMFQVVLLATGFMLDTIGLSYMVLVFGGLSALFIAYAYVRSSRMQERPLEAVTDPGSPSM, encoded by the coding sequence ATGTGGACGAATCGGAATGTATGGATTGTGCTCTGTGGCGAGTTCGTGGCCGGCCTCGGCTTATGGACTTCCATTATTGCCAATCTTGAATTTATGCAGCATCAGGTGCCTTCGGATTTCATGAAATCGATTATTCTGTTCATCGGCTTGCTGGCGGGCGTCCTGATCGGCCCCTACGCCGGAAAAGTCATCGATTCTTCCCGCAAGAAGCTGGTGCTGATCTATGCCGGTCTCGGTCGGATGGTAGGCGTCTGCTTCATGTTTATTGCGTTGGCGACCGATTCCGTGCTGTGGATGGTGCTGTTCAACATTACGCTGCAAATATCGGCGGCATTCTATTTCCCTGCGCTTCAATCGGTTATTCCGCGCATTGTCGCCGACAAAGATCTGTTGACCCTGAACGGCGTACATATGAATGCCTCCACCATCGCCCGAATTATCGGCACCGTGCTGGCGGGCATGATGCTGACGGTCATGAGCCTGGCCTCGCTCTATGCGGCTTCCCTGGTCGGCTATGCGCTGCTGCTCGTGTCGACGTTCTTCCTGGACGTGAAGGAGGATCTGCCGTCTGGCAAAGCGGCTTCCGCAGGGAAGAAGAAGGGCGGAGGCTTCAAGGAAATCGTGCCGATGCTCAAGCGGATGCCGGTCGCGGTCATGGCGCTTGGGCTGTCGTTCATCCCGGGCTTGTTCATCGGCGGCTTCAATCTGATGGTGATCAACATCAGCGAGATCCATCAGGACACCCAGATCAAAGGATGGCTGTATGCGGTCGAAGGGATCAGCTTCATCGCTGCCGCCTTCTTCGTGAAGCGCATCTCCGGCAAGGGCGGACTGCTCAAGCTGCTGTGCCTGTTCGCTCTCCTGAGCGCGCTGGGACATTCGCTCTTGTTCTTTGCCGATATTCGCGGGATGGCGCTGTTCGGTTTCGGTTTGTTCGGTCTCGCGGCGGGCTTCTTCTTCCCGCTGTTATCGACATATTTTCAGAAGACGATTCCGAAGGACTATCATGGCCGCTTCTTCTCGTTCCGCACGATGCTGGACCGGGTCATGTTCCAGGTCGTGCTGCTGGCGACGGGCTTCATGCTCGATACGATCGGGCTCTCCTATATGGTCCTCGTATTCGGCGGACTGTCGGCATTGTTTATCGCCTACGCTTATGTCCGCTCTTCCCGCATGCAGGAGCGTCCGCTGGAGGCGGTGACGGATCCGGGGAGTCCTTCGATGTAA
- a CDS encoding ABC transporter ATP-binding protein, translated as MSMIQTKSLTLAYGDVPIIDNLTLSIPEGQITVLIGSNGCGKSTLLRSLARLLKPEQGSVLLDGKDIHQSSTKAVARKLAMLPQGPTAPEGLTVLQLVKQGRYPYQSWLKQWSEEDERLVRHALQVTGVESLADRPVDSLSGGQRQRAWIAMTLAQNTDVILLDEPTTYLDMSHQIEILDLLYELNQNEGRTIVMVLHDLNLACRYAHHIIAVRDKGVYAQGAPEDVLTPQMVRDVFCMDCIICDDPLFGTPMCVPRGKGRICGDRCERKDECKTNNLLATHAG; from the coding sequence ATGTCCATGATTCAGACGAAGTCGTTGACACTGGCCTATGGCGACGTGCCGATTATCGACAATCTCACACTGAGCATTCCCGAGGGGCAGATCACGGTATTGATCGGCAGCAACGGATGCGGCAAGTCGACCCTGCTCCGCTCGTTGGCCCGGCTGCTTAAGCCGGAGCAAGGCTCCGTCCTGCTTGATGGCAAGGATATCCATCAGTCCAGCACGAAGGCCGTCGCCCGCAAGCTGGCGATGCTCCCGCAGGGGCCGACGGCGCCGGAAGGATTGACGGTGCTTCAATTGGTGAAGCAGGGGCGTTATCCGTATCAATCGTGGCTGAAGCAGTGGTCGGAAGAGGATGAGCGGCTGGTCCGCCATGCCTTGCAGGTGACGGGTGTGGAGAGCCTCGCCGACCGGCCGGTCGATTCCTTGTCGGGCGGACAACGCCAGCGCGCCTGGATCGCGATGACGCTTGCCCAGAATACGGATGTGATTCTGCTTGACGAACCGACAACCTATCTCGATATGAGCCACCAGATCGAGATTCTCGACTTGCTGTATGAGCTGAATCAGAACGAAGGACGCACCATCGTCATGGTTCTGCATGACTTGAACCTGGCCTGCCGTTATGCGCATCATATTATCGCTGTCCGCGACAAGGGCGTATACGCCCAAGGGGCGCCGGAGGATGTGCTGACGCCGCAGATGGTCAGAGACGTATTCTGCATGGATTGCATCATCTGCGATGATCCGTTGTTCGGCACGCCGATGTGCGTTCCGCGCGGCAAAGGGCGGATCTGCGGCGACCGGTGCGAACGGAAGGATGAATGCAAGACGAACAATCTGCTCGCCACCCATGCCGGCTAA
- the cls gene encoding cardiolipin synthase, with the protein MRRALQVGLFLILLLAFGYYMNGTIGQNITTALSIMTTLAVVSLAIIIFMENRHPSSTVAWILVLAVVPVVGFIFYLVFGQNYRKRRRYTRKAQQDKHTYTFVENEPKQLREEALAAMTPDQRHLLRLTSRISKSPITFASDTRILNNGEETFGALLAELNQARHHIHMEYYIYRDDDIGSRIAQILMDKARAGVEVRFMIDAVGSMHLRKTFLQELRNAGVQVAVFGNVKFPIFSNRVNYRNHRKIVVIDGNVAFIGGLNVGDEYLSRNKTYGFWRDTHMIVRGDAVQTLQIIFLQDWAHTSGETLYGAEYLQPEPVEATAGAVQMIASGPHQEFKTMKNLFFSMLTSARRSIWIATPYFIPDEDIFTALRVAALSGIEVKLLFPGKPDKWLPFLASHSYFLGLMEAGVQIYEYEKGFLHSKLIIVDGEVATIGTANMDMRSFHLNFEVNALLIRTESVEQLIREFQQDLESAVQISDEQFANKKVITRFLESAARLFSPLL; encoded by the coding sequence ATGAGAAGAGCGCTGCAAGTCGGATTATTTCTTATCTTGTTACTCGCTTTCGGTTATTATATGAATGGCACGATTGGCCAAAATATCACGACGGCGCTGAGCATTATGACGACGCTCGCCGTTGTGTCCCTGGCTATCATTATTTTTATGGAGAACCGGCATCCTTCCAGCACGGTCGCTTGGATATTGGTGCTGGCGGTGGTGCCTGTCGTCGGCTTCATCTTTTATCTCGTGTTCGGTCAAAATTACCGCAAGCGCCGCCGGTATACCCGGAAGGCGCAGCAGGACAAGCATACCTATACCTTCGTAGAGAATGAGCCGAAGCAGCTCCGGGAGGAGGCGCTGGCTGCCATGACGCCGGATCAGCGCCATCTGCTCCGCCTGACCAGCCGCATCAGCAAGAGCCCGATTACGTTTGCGTCGGATACGCGCATTCTGAACAACGGCGAAGAGACGTTCGGGGCATTGCTTGCGGAGCTGAATCAGGCCCGGCATCATATTCATATGGAATATTACATTTACCGCGATGACGACATCGGAAGCCGCATTGCCCAGATTTTGATGGACAAGGCCCGGGCCGGCGTCGAGGTCCGGTTCATGATCGATGCGGTCGGGAGCATGCACCTGCGCAAAACCTTCCTGCAGGAGCTGCGGAATGCCGGCGTGCAGGTGGCTGTGTTCGGCAATGTGAAGTTCCCGATCTTCTCCAATCGGGTCAATTACCGGAACCACCGCAAGATTGTTGTCATCGACGGCAATGTTGCGTTCATCGGCGGCCTCAATGTCGGGGATGAATATTTGAGCCGCAATAAGACGTACGGCTTCTGGCGGGACACGCACATGATCGTGCGCGGCGACGCGGTGCAGACACTGCAGATCATTTTCCTGCAGGACTGGGCCCATACGAGCGGAGAGACGCTCTATGGGGCGGAATACCTTCAGCCTGAACCGGTGGAGGCGACGGCGGGCGCGGTGCAGATGATCGCGAGCGGGCCGCATCAGGAATTCAAGACGATGAAGAATCTGTTCTTCTCCATGCTGACCTCGGCCCGGCGCTCGATCTGGATAGCGACGCCGTATTTCATTCCGGATGAGGACATTTTTACCGCGCTGCGGGTAGCGGCCTTGAGCGGCATCGAGGTGAAGCTGCTCTTCCCGGGCAAGCCTGATAAATGGCTGCCGTTCCTGGCCTCCCATTCCTATTTCCTTGGTCTGATGGAGGCCGGCGTGCAAATCTACGAATATGAAAAAGGCTTTCTCCATTCGAAGCTCATCATCGTGGACGGCGAAGTGGCTACGATTGGCACCGCGAATATGGATATGCGCAGCTTCCACCTTAACTTCGAGGTGAATGCGCTGCTGATCCGGACGGAGAGCGTCGAACAGCTGATCCGGGAGTTTCAGCAGGATTTGGAGTCGGCCGTGCAGATCTCGGATGAACAATTTGCCAACAAAAAAGTCATTACCCGCTTCCTCGAGTCAGCAGCCCGCTTGTTCTCGCCGCTGCTGTAG
- a CDS encoding TorD/DmsD family molecular chaperone, whose protein sequence is MLLTADRPAQWNEETVERLETRMAAYQLLADFLGHMPTLDVLMSWRNHEGMKRLCRHSEAARDLCALLDNLSVSELYAVFSSLRDDYYRLFGSSGQLPVTPCETMYRANEQKLPKSYAQIVRQHYAEFSLYFKKMNGEPDDHIAIELEFMAVLIGKMLGNVMTEKRYHRYMDGQRRFVLDHLTRWAPRFGEDLARHADHPLYRAIGRLLVEFMASEAERAGQAA, encoded by the coding sequence ATGTTGTTAACGGCAGATCGACCGGCACAGTGGAATGAAGAGACCGTTGAACGGCTGGAGACGCGGATGGCGGCATATCAATTGCTGGCCGACTTCCTGGGTCACATGCCAACGCTCGATGTCTTAATGTCTTGGCGGAATCATGAAGGGATGAAGCGGTTATGCCGCCATTCCGAGGCTGCCCGCGACCTGTGCGCGTTGTTGGATAATTTGTCGGTAAGCGAATTGTACGCCGTATTCTCTTCCTTGCGCGATGACTATTACCGCTTATTCGGAAGCTCGGGACAGCTGCCTGTCACGCCTTGCGAGACGATGTACCGGGCCAACGAACAGAAGCTGCCGAAGAGCTACGCTCAGATTGTACGGCAGCATTACGCCGAATTCAGCCTCTACTTCAAGAAGATGAACGGCGAGCCGGATGATCATATCGCCATCGAGCTGGAGTTCATGGCGGTCCTGATTGGCAAAATGCTCGGCAATGTCATGACCGAAAAGCGTTACCACCGTTACATGGACGGACAGCGGCGCTTCGTGCTGGACCATCTGACGCGCTGGGCTCCGCGCTTCGGCGAAGACTTGGCGCGGCATGCGGATCATCCGCTCTACCGGGCGATCGGACGGCTGCTGGTGGAGTTCATGGCCAGCGAGGCTGAGCGGGCCGGGCAGGCGGCGTAA
- a CDS encoding AraC family transcriptional regulator, whose translation MPLLSAFKKANALLNVHATSLHAGPAGFRVHYWGFMPKHYNNSVHRHSFFEMCYVLEGEGEYTDDGQDYILRAGSAICSRPGVWHQIRSAAGMALLFVAFDIEEGETQDDYVQAFRRLAEDAVPCLADASSAPAAKLWEALLALSEGGQLLYPPHMLRATAHALLSSMLPLFMPDASGLPDVPALEGEAPRPGNELFRRARLYLEDNLNAPLTLDIVAQHLHISPRHLSRIFMQESGQTFVHYVQERRIRLAKNLLLSSDAAIKDIAERCGFESVHYFTRVFTRKLGVSPARFRRSGFAEGRSGPMR comes from the coding sequence ATGCCTTTGCTATCCGCCTTCAAAAAAGCGAACGCGCTGCTGAACGTCCACGCGACTTCCCTCCATGCCGGGCCGGCCGGGTTCCGCGTGCATTACTGGGGTTTCATGCCGAAGCACTATAACAACTCGGTGCACCGCCATTCCTTTTTTGAAATGTGCTATGTGCTGGAGGGGGAAGGGGAATATACCGATGACGGGCAGGATTACATACTTCGCGCCGGCAGCGCCATCTGCTCGCGGCCGGGCGTCTGGCACCAGATCCGCAGCGCGGCGGGCATGGCGCTCCTGTTCGTCGCCTTCGACATCGAGGAGGGCGAGACGCAGGACGACTATGTCCAGGCCTTCCGGCGCCTGGCCGAGGATGCCGTCCCCTGCCTCGCGGATGCGTCCTCCGCCCCCGCAGCCAAGCTGTGGGAGGCGCTCCTCGCACTGTCCGAGGGCGGGCAGCTTCTGTATCCGCCACATATGCTGCGGGCCACCGCTCATGCGCTCCTGTCCTCGATGCTGCCGCTGTTCATGCCGGATGCCTCCGGCCTGCCGGACGTCCCGGCGCTGGAGGGAGAAGCCCCGCGGCCGGGCAACGAGCTGTTCCGGCGCGCCCGGCTCTATCTCGAAGACAATCTGAATGCTCCGCTGACCCTGGATATCGTCGCCCAGCATCTGCATATTTCCCCGCGCCATCTGTCGCGGATCTTCATGCAGGAGAGCGGGCAGACCTTCGTCCACTATGTGCAGGAGCGGCGCATCCGGCTGGCCAAGAACCTGCTCCTCTCCTCCGATGCCGCGATCAAGGATATCGCCGAGCGGTGCGGCTTCGAGTCCGTCCATTACTTCACACGCGTCTTTACCCGCAAGCTGGGGGTCTCCCCGGCGCGCTTCCGCCGTTCCGGCTTCGCCGAAGGGCGTTCCGGGCCGATGCGTTGA
- a CDS encoding class I mannose-6-phosphate isomerase, which produces MFDKLPRNRIHADIPSGGHRPLDWLPSGLETGMDRIADAVLAACHAGRKDILYVALDATHGANVQAVASRLTDRLEQEQIRAHVYSTEDYLYGGSELRRCFYRYITDNRAFGYMASDVAFTDYFRPDAAACWAAEAKQDTAAKPGAKQVVLICGPGALWLGGDRIGLSFYCDVSREYQQREHRRSLRNLGFSWNRDHTEKYKICLFLEWPAWETYRKQHLGRFDYYVDLNRPAKPVITTVAALRRMVAEAAEQPFRVKPFFAPGVWGGQYLKELCDLPPEWVNCAWSFEPIAPENTLLLEYRDETIEVPFTLLLGYEHQAVMGDRIVGLFGDYFPVRFDYLDTIGGSHLSCQVHPKQAYIEDVFNERMTQQESYYIMERLNDAKVYLGLTDGTTPKQFLGAVREAQDTGVPLPFESYVKEYDSAKGALYLIPPGTVHCSGKDNLVLEISSTTWWFTFKIYDYLRQDLDGKPRPINIDHAARNINAGLTEEEVRQRLIPEPLLIGRQGGNEEYLLGEHEDVLFSVKRVHLIDRWEDDTNGEFVMVNLVEGERVRLVPLADPSKAVEFGYAESYIVPASVGAYRLENAGSAPCKLVKAGVASHWQTPLLPHGWPAGAEA; this is translated from the coding sequence ATGTTCGACAAGCTTCCACGCAACCGGATTCATGCGGATATTCCCAGCGGGGGGCACCGCCCCCTGGACTGGCTCCCATCCGGACTGGAGACGGGAATGGACCGGATCGCGGACGCGGTTCTCGCCGCATGCCATGCCGGAAGGAAGGATATTCTGTACGTTGCGCTTGATGCAACGCATGGCGCGAATGTGCAAGCCGTCGCCTCCCGGCTGACGGACCGGCTGGAACAGGAGCAGATTCGGGCTCATGTCTATTCCACGGAAGATTATTTATACGGCGGCAGCGAGCTGCGCCGCTGCTTCTACCGCTATATTACGGACAATCGCGCCTTCGGCTATATGGCCAGCGACGTGGCGTTCACCGATTATTTCCGCCCGGACGCGGCCGCATGCTGGGCAGCCGAGGCGAAGCAGGATACCGCCGCGAAGCCGGGGGCCAAGCAGGTGGTCCTGATATGCGGCCCCGGCGCGCTGTGGCTCGGCGGCGATCGGATCGGGCTGTCGTTCTATTGCGACGTATCCCGGGAATACCAACAGCGGGAGCACCGCCGGTCTCTGCGCAATCTCGGCTTCTCCTGGAACCGCGATCATACGGAGAAGTATAAAATCTGCCTCTTCCTCGAGTGGCCGGCCTGGGAGACATACCGGAAGCAGCATCTCGGCCGCTTCGACTATTATGTCGATCTGAACCGGCCCGCGAAGCCGGTCATCACGACGGTCGCAGCCTTGCGAAGAATGGTGGCGGAAGCGGCGGAACAGCCGTTCCGCGTCAAGCCGTTCTTCGCGCCGGGGGTATGGGGCGGACAGTATTTGAAGGAGCTGTGCGATCTGCCTCCGGAATGGGTCAACTGCGCCTGGAGCTTCGAGCCGATCGCCCCCGAGAACACGCTGCTGCTGGAATACCGGGACGAGACGATCGAGGTGCCGTTCACGCTGCTGCTCGGGTATGAGCATCAGGCTGTCATGGGCGATCGCATCGTCGGGCTGTTCGGGGACTATTTCCCGGTCCGGTTCGACTATCTGGATACGATCGGCGGCAGCCATCTGTCCTGTCAGGTCCATCCGAAGCAGGCGTATATCGAAGACGTGTTCAACGAGCGGATGACGCAGCAGGAATCATACTACATTATGGAGCGCCTGAACGATGCCAAAGTCTATCTGGGCTTGACCGACGGCACGACGCCGAAGCAGTTCCTCGGCGCGGTGCGCGAGGCTCAGGACACGGGCGTGCCGCTGCCCTTCGAATCGTACGTCAAGGAATACGATTCGGCGAAGGGCGCGCTGTATCTTATCCCGCCGGGAACGGTTCACTGCTCGGGCAAAGACAATCTCGTGCTCGAAATCTCGTCGACGACCTGGTGGTTCACCTTCAAAATCTATGATTATTTGCGCCAGGATCTGGACGGGAAGCCGCGTCCGATCAATATCGATCATGCCGCACGGAACATCAATGCCGGCTTGACGGAAGAGGAGGTCCGGCAGCGGCTCATCCCGGAGCCGCTGCTCATCGGGCGCCAAGGCGGGAACGAGGAATATCTGCTCGGCGAGCATGAGGACGTGCTGTTCAGCGTGAAGCGGGTTCATCTGATCGACCGCTGGGAGGACGACACGAACGGCGAGTTCGTCATGGTTAACCTGGTCGAGGGCGAACGGGTGCGCCTCGTGCCGCTGGCCGATCCCTCGAAGGCGGTGGAATTCGGCTACGCCGAAAGCTATATCGTGCCGGCCAGCGTCGGCGCCTACCGGCTGGAGAATGCCGGGAGCGCGCCATGCAAGCTCGTGAAGGCGGGCGTAGCGTCCCATTGGCAGACGCCGCTGCTGCCGCACGGCTGGCCGGCCGGCGCGGAGGCGTAG
- a CDS encoding ROK family protein translates to MNVREALWAEFARQAMRGIPHAAELARADIRFANDALLFALGLGRRYPGERLLCLTLGTGLGSAFIEAGQPVAGRNGVPPGGLLYAELYRGQPADGQFGRRGILRLASELGAGTAGGDVHELATAAYSGDPGAAAVFAAYGRQLSEFLAPYVAAFRPRRLILGGQIAKSASLFLAPLEALLRSVGGFPETSDRVMEHTYEGIDAVFDGTRSKT, encoded by the coding sequence GTGAACGTGCGCGAAGCGCTGTGGGCCGAGTTCGCCCGCCAGGCCATGCGCGGGATTCCGCACGCGGCTGAACTCGCCCGGGCGGACATCCGCTTCGCGAACGATGCGCTGCTGTTCGCGCTCGGGCTCGGCCGCCGCTATCCGGGCGAACGCTTGCTGTGCTTGACGCTCGGCACCGGCCTCGGATCGGCCTTCATCGAGGCCGGGCAGCCCGTCGCGGGCCGGAACGGCGTGCCGCCAGGCGGCCTGCTGTACGCGGAGCTGTACCGCGGACAGCCTGCGGACGGCCAATTCGGCCGCCGCGGCATTTTGCGGCTCGCCAGCGAGCTTGGCGCGGGCACAGCGGGCGGCGACGTGCATGAGCTCGCCACGGCAGCGTATAGCGGCGATCCCGGAGCGGCCGCGGTCTTCGCGGCATACGGAAGGCAGCTCAGCGAGTTCCTCGCGCCGTATGTCGCGGCCTTCCGTCCCCGCCGCCTCATCCTCGGCGGCCAGATCGCGAAGAGCGCCAGCTTGTTCCTCGCGCCGCTGGAAGCGCTGCTGCGAAGCGTCGGCGGCTTCCCGGAGACGAGCGATCGCGTGATGGAGCATACGTATGAAGGCATTGACGCTGTATTCGACGGAACAAGGAGCAAGACGTAA